The window GGCGCGGTCACCGGTTTGTCGGCCGCTGATGTGCCACGGTGATGGCGCGTCCCTCTGCTGCGAGCCGATTGCGCCCGCGCCGGCCGCTTCTGCGACGCGACTCATCCGCCGCGCCGCCAAGCAACCCCGGTGCGGGCTGCCCGGGCCGCGGGGTGAATCATCCCCGGTGGGGCCGCGGGCCGCGGGGCTGCCGAATCAACCCCGGTGCGGGCCGCGGGCCGCGGGCGGCCGAATCAACCCCGGTGCGGGCCGCGGGCGGCCGGCTACCACAATAGCCGACGGGGGCCGGATGACCCCGGCCGCCGGCAAGTCGATCTGCCGGTACGGTGCCCTATAAGCGCGTGAGATCGCTATTGTCGAACTGACGTTTGGCCTGGCACGGCGCGTGCTCGGTCCCACGGCATGTCGCTGCGAACTGCCGTGTTTTGTTTTGCCGCCTCCCTTGCCGCGCTCGCGCCGTCTCGCGCTCGGGCCGAAGGCGAGTGCACTCCCTCGCGCCTGATGGTCGTGCTCGACAAGTCGAGTTCGATGACGGGCACGATCGGCGGCGAAACCAAGTGGGACATCGCGGTCGGCGCGCTCGACGCGGTCGCGTCCGCGTACGAGGACGTGATCGCACTGGGGCTCATGATGTTCCCGTCGCCCGACGAGTGCAGCCCGGGGACGGTGTTCGTGGCGCCGGCGCTCGGCAATCGCGCGGCGATGCTGTCGGCGCTCGGCGACGCGCCGCCGCCGCTCGGCAACTGGACGCCGATGGCGCAGACGCTCGAGGCGGCGGCGGTCGAGCCGTCGCTCACCGGTCCGGGCGGCACGCCCTACGTCGTCCTGATCACCGACGGCTGGCAGTGGTGCTCGCCGTACGATCCGGCGACGCGCTTCGATCCGGTCGATGCGATCGCGTCGCTCAATGCGGCCGGCATCACGACCTACGTCGTGGGTTTCGGCGCGTCGGTGGACGCGCTGGCGCTCAACGCGATGGCGGTCGAGGCGGGCACCGCGCGCGCCGGCTGCGATCCGTCGGGGTCGGATCCGGCGGCGCCGAACCACTGCTACTTCCAGGCCGACGATCCGGCGGAGCTGCTCGCGGCGCTCAACGAGGTGGCCATCGAGGTGTCCTCCGAGGTGTGTGACGGCCTCGACAACGATTGCGACGGCGAGGTGGATGAGGACCTCACGCGCGAGTGCGCTACCGCGTGCGGCGCGGGTTCGGAGACCTGCGTCGACGGCGCGTGGGGCGGCTGCGATGCGCCGCAGCCGGAAGCCGAAGTGTGCGACGGTCTCGACAACGACTGCGACGGCACGACCGACCCCGGATGCGAGTGCCTCCCGGGACAGACGCGGCCGTGCGGCGACGACGGCGACGTCGGCGAGTGCAGCACCGGCACCCAGACGTGCGGCGACGACGGCACGTGGGGCGCGTGCGAGGGGGCCGCGGGACCGTCCGCGGAGGTGTGCGACGGCCTGGACAACGATTGCGACGGCGCGATCGACGAGAGCGACGACGACGTCGGCGGGCTGTGCGAGCCGGGCTACGTGTGCGAAGACGGCGCGTGCGAGCCGATGGATCCGGTGACGCCGCCGGACGATGAGGGCGACGGCGGCGACGGCGAGCCGGCGGCGGACGGCGGCGATGCGAGCGCCGGCTGCGGCTGCCGGGCCGGCGGGATCGGCGGCGAGGGCGCACTCGGCGGAGCGCTGCCGCTGGCGGCGGTCGCGCTGGGACTGCGCCGGCGCCGCCGGCGGTAACGCGGCGTTCGCGCCGCGCGCGGCCGGCGCGCGCGTACGGGAGGGGACGGGTGACTGCACCCGGCGGTGGGCAGGTGGCCGAGACGCCGGCAGCGCGTCCCGGCCCTACGCGCCGGTCACGACCCGCATGGCGGACCGGCAGGGGCAAGTAACCTGTCGAATTGTAAATGATGAGTTGATACGCCGGCGCATGTGAGCGGGACGTGGCCGCGCAGCGGCGGCTGGCCGCGGGGCGTGACCGCGCTCGGCACGATGCGTGCAGCCATGGAGGGCGTGCACCGTTGGATCTTCGCTGTCGTGGTGGTGGCGTGCGTGCCTGCCTGCAGCGCTGTGGGCGACGGTCCCGAGGCGCCGGGCGCCGATGCCGGGCGACCGGTCGACGCCTCCGCAGTCGTCGACGGCGGCGCCTCCGCCGAGCCCGATGCCTCGATCCCGGGCGCCGACGCGGGCGGCGCCGACGCGGGCGCCGGCGCCGACGCGGGCGCGACGCGGTGGGCGCGGGTCGCCGGAACCGGCGGCGCGGGGCTCCGGCTGCGCGAGGGACCCGGCGAGCAGTACGCGGTCCTCGCGGTGATGCCCGAGGGGGCGGTCGTCGAGGTCGTCGGCGGGCCGGCCGGCGCGTGGTGGCAGGTCGCGTTCGCCGGAGACGTCGGCTGGTGCCACGGCGACTTCTTGCAGTGGCTGGACGCACCGCCGGCGGGCGGCCACCTGTTTTTGTTGCCGTGGACGGCGGGGGTCGCCCACCGCGTGACGCAGGGCCACAACACCGGCAGCCACACCGGCAAGGGAGCGTGGGCGTGGGACTTCGGCCTCGCGGAGGGCACGGTCGTGCTGGCCGCACACGACGGCGTCGTGCGGCTCGCTCGCGGCGACAGCACGACCGGCTGCTGCAGCAGCGCGTGCGCCGCCGACGCCAACTATGTCGTGCTCGACCGCGGCGACGGCCTCGAATCGCTGTATCTACACCTGAAGGAGGTCTACGTGCAGGCGGGCCAGGTTGTCAGGCGCGGCGATCCGATCGCGACCAGCGGGCAGACCGGCTGGGCGTGCGGCGCGCACTTGCACTTCCAGATTCAGCAGGCGCCGGGCGCCGGCGGCACGACGAGCTGGTACAACCCGTCCGTGCACGAGTTCTTCTACGACACCGGTGAGGCGTGGGATCCGCCGCCGGGCAGCGAGCCGGTGTCGCAAAACGGCGCGATCGATCTGCCGTAGGTACGCAGGGCCGGGCACTCGCCGGAGACCCGCCGTCCGCGTCAAGTGGCCGTTGCGCACGGGCGCGCCAGCGAGGTCGCAAGATGCGGGGGGAGGTTCGGCGCACGCCCGCAGCGAACGAGGGCGCGTATCAACATCCAGTCAGTACCGAAGGGCGCGAGGCCGTACGCCGAAGATGTCCCGCGGATCGCGACCGCAGCCGCGGGCGACGCGCCACAGCCCCCTACGGTACGCAGATCGGGATCGTCTGGCTGCCGATCCCGGAGGGCCGCGTGAGCGTACCGGAACCGCAGGTGGGCAGCGCCGGCGGGCAGTCGGCGTCCGTGTTGCACGGCGCGGTGCACAGGTCGTCGCCCGTGAGGCACAGGCCGCTTTCGCAGTTGTTCGTGACCGCACAGCTCGCCCCGGCCGGGTCGGTGCCGGCCACCGGCACGAGGCACAGCGCGTCGTAGCGGTTCTGGCCCGCGTTCGCGTTGATGATGCAACTATGGCCCGCGGTGCAGTCCGATGTGGCGCCGCACGCCGGCGCGCACAGCCCCAGCCCCGAGAACTCGGTGCACACGTCGGTCGGCGGGCACTGCGCGTCGTCACCGCCGCAGCCGGTCGTGCAGGTGTCGGTGAGGTCCACCAGGCAGAAGCCACTTTCGCAGCCGGAATCGGCCGTGCACGCGGCGCCGGTTCCGCCCGCGCCGGGGAAGCCGGGATCGCAGTACAGCGCCAGGGTCGAGCCGTCGGTCTCGGTCCCGAGCCCCGAACAGTGCGGCCCCCACGGGTAGCAGTCGGCGGCGGCGGCGCACGCCACGCGGCACCGGCCGCTGAGGCACGCCTCGTCGGCGAAGCACTCCGCGTCGGCGGTGCACGCGATCGCCCGCCGCGCGGTCATCGTTCCGGTGCCGCAGAACCGCCACGACACGCCGTCTTCGACGGTGAACCGCGCCGACCACGCGTACTGTGCGCGGGCCGGCATCGCCGCGGTCGCCTCGTACTGATCGTAGCCCTCGACGTAGTCGGGCGAGCCCGGCCCGTAGCCGGCAGTGGGCGCCACGTCGATCCAGATCCAGCCGGGCGTCGTGGCCGGGTCGGTGCCCGCCGGCCCGTAGCCGATTTGCCCGCGCAAACTCGCCGACGGGTCGACGCCGGTGGTCGCGTCGGTGATGCCGGCCTCGCGCACGCGGGCGGACCACGTATGCGACACGGCTTCGATGCCGTCGCGGTGCGGCGGGGCGACCAGGTTGCAGTCGTCGACCGCGCTCGCGGTGTCCCAGTACAGGAAGCCGGCCGACAGCGTGTGCGAGCCGCTGGTCTGGGTGGCGGTCACGTCGACGTACCCGGCCGCCGTGACCGCCGGCGTCACGCAGTCCACCGCGGTGGCCGACACGTAGGTGCACGCAGCGGCCGTGCCGCCGAACGCGATCGCCACGTCGCTCGAAAAGTTGGTCCCGACGACGCGGACGCGCTCGCCGCCGAACGTGCCGCCGGTATTCGGCGACACGGCGGTCACCGTCGGCGGCACCGCGAGGTCCGCATCGGGCACGGGCGGTGCCGCGTCCGGCGTCGGTGCGGCGGCATCGGGCGCGGGCGGCGCCGCGTCCGCGCGGCTGGCGGCATCGGCCGCGGTCCCGGCGTCGGCGGCGGTCCCCGCGTCGGGCGAGGGCACCGCGTCGGTGGCCGACACCGCGCCGTCGGGACTGGGGCGCGCGGCGTCGGCCCCGGCGGCGTCGGCCGCCCCGGCGGTGTTGCCGGACGCGCAGGCGGTCGCCAGTCCGAGGGCGACGCTCACCGCCGCGACGGCGCGGGCGCTTCGGGCGGGCCGCAGGGGGGGCGCAGTCGGCGCCGGGCGGTGCAGGTCGCGGGTCGACACGCTGGCGTTCTAGCACCGCGCTTCGCGTTCCGACGGTGTTTTGGCTAACAAGTCCGCACCGGGCCGCCGGGTCGGGGGCGCGGCGCCGCCCGCGCCATGGGCGCACGGCGCCGGGCGGCCCCGGCCCGGCCGCGTGCGCGCCGCGACCAACCCGTGTACTCTTGCGAACATGCGAGTCACGGTCGCCGCGTGCGTCGCCGCGATCGTCGGCGTTGCCGGCGTCGCGGGGTGCTCGGATCGCCGGCCGCCGGTGGCGGGCGTGGGCCAGTGGATCCTCGGCAAGACGGAGCTTCGCGAGGCCCCCGGGTTCTGCAATCCCGACGCGGTGACCTTGTGCTCGAACAACGGCGCGGTCGCGATCGGCGACCAGGCGGCGTCGGTCAGCCTCTACTTCGCGGGCCCGGACCCGGACGCGAAGCTCGTCGAGATCGAACTCGTCGTGCGCAGCTGCGACCCGGAGCCGCTGGCGCGCGCGCTGATCGAAAAACTCGGGCCGCCGGCGGTGCGCCGGCCGCCGCACCTTCAGTGGCGCTCGGAGGGCGCGTTCGTGGCGGCGCAGGTGCCCGAGTCGCACCGCCGCTGCCTGGTTCACTTCGTCGCGCCGACCGATCGCGATCGCATCGCCGAGCTCACCGCCGAGGCCGGCACCACATCGTCACCGTCTCCTCGATGAGCGCGCGCGTGCGCGCCAGCGGCTGCCCCTTTGGCACGATGGGGCCGATCGACGCCGCCGCGTCGGCCACGTTGCCGTCGCAACTACCGGTGCAGAACGCGACGGGAATGTCGGCGCCGACGTCCCTCGCGGATGCGCCGGGCGAGGTCGATGCCGGTCATACCCGGCATGTCCACGTCGGTGATGACGCCCGCCACGGTCGCGCCGCGATCGTCGCGGAGGATGTCGAGGGCGTCGCGCGGGTCGAACGCCAGGACCGGCTCGTGGCCCATCCGCTCGAGGATGCGGAACAGCAAGAACCCGTGCTCGCGCTCGTCGTCCACCACCAGGATGCGCATGTCGCCGGCAGCATGCCGCACGGGTATGACGCGATCAACGGCATCGACGGCTCGGCCGCGCCGGACCGGGCGCGGCGTCCGGAGTGGAGTGGTCGGGCCTCCACAGTCACTCGGCGACGGCGCGCAGGGTCACCGTCACCTCGACCACGTCGTCGACCTTGAACATGAGAAACCGCGGAGCCCGCATCCCGAGTTCCCGCACGTCGAGGTCGAACGCCGCGGTCGCGTCGAGCCCGGCCGCATCGACGTGACCGCGGCCGGTCGCGCGCACGGCGACCTGGCGATCGCGCCATCGCAGCACCCCCTCGGCCAGCGCTTCGACCTGGCCGTCGCTCGCCGTGCGGACGTCGCGCAGGCCGGTGAGCGAAAACCGCGCGTGCGGGTAGCGATCCACCTCCATGTCCTTGCGGAGCTTGCGGTTCTTGAGGAAGTCGCCCGCGTCGAATTGCGCCATGTCCAAGGTCAGCTCGGCGCGCGCGTCGCGGTCGAGCGCAGCGGGGTCGGCGTCGACCGTGCCCGACAGGCGGTCCCACACGGCGTCGGTGTCGTGAATCGCCGACTTCGCGCGCACGGCGACCCGGCTGTTGGCGGTGTCGATGCGGTACGTCGGCATGGCGGTCAGGACCCCCGGCGCGGCGTCGCGGTGCGCGCGCGGTGGCGTCCGGTCGTCGGCGAGCCGCTCAGTTGGCGAGACACTGCAGCACGAGGGTCGTGATGTTGTCCGTGCCGCCGGCGCGATTGGCGGCGTCCACCAACTCGGCGACCGCGCGCTCGAGCGTCGGAGCGTTGACGACGATGTCGCGGATCTGGTCGTCCGAGATCATCCCCGACAGCCCGTCGGAGCACAGCACGAACATGTCGCCGTCTTCGATCTGGTGGGCGCGGATGTCGACCTGGACCGTCTCCCGCATGCCGAGCGCCCGCGTGATGACGTTCTTGTGCGGGAAGTTGCGCTCCTCGTCCTCGGTCATGTCCGGCTTGGCTTCCTTGTAGTCCTCGAGCAGCGAGTGGTCCCGCGTGAGCTGCTCGACGGTGCCGTTGCGGATGCGGTACGCGCGCGAGTCGCCGACGTGGCCGATGTAGATCTTGTCGCCGGAGACGAGCCCGGCGACGATGGTCGTGCCCATCCCCTTGT of the Deltaproteobacteria bacterium genome contains:
- a CDS encoding VWA domain-containing protein, giving the protein MSLRTAVFCFAASLAALAPSRARAEGECTPSRLMVVLDKSSSMTGTIGGETKWDIAVGALDAVASAYEDVIALGLMMFPSPDECSPGTVFVAPALGNRAAMLSALGDAPPPLGNWTPMAQTLEAAAVEPSLTGPGGTPYVVLITDGWQWCSPYDPATRFDPVDAIASLNAAGITTYVVGFGASVDALALNAMAVEAGTARAGCDPSGSDPAAPNHCYFQADDPAELLAALNEVAIEVSSEVCDGLDNDCDGEVDEDLTRECATACGAGSETCVDGAWGGCDAPQPEAEVCDGLDNDCDGTTDPGCECLPGQTRPCGDDGDVGECSTGTQTCGDDGTWGACEGAAGPSAEVCDGLDNDCDGAIDESDDDVGGLCEPGYVCEDGACEPMDPVTPPDDEGDGGDGEPAADGGDASAGCGCRAGGIGGEGALGGALPLAAVALGLRRRRRR
- a CDS encoding response regulator is translated as MRILVVDDEREHGFLLFRILERMGHEPVLAFDPRDALDILRDDRGATVAGVITDVDMPGMTGIDLARRIREGRRRRHSRRVLHR
- a CDS encoding Stp1/IreP family PP2C-type Ser/Thr phosphatase codes for the protein MKIRYAAKTDVGMKRTHNEDYFSLIEDEQLFIVADGMGGHASGEVASKMAAETIGEFYQRTKDEEATWPYKMDRSLSYVENRLVCSVKLANLRIFETSCRDIRYKGMGTTIVAGLVSGDKIYIGHVGDSRAYRIRNGTVEQLTRDHSLLEDYKEAKPDMTEDEERNFPHKNVITRALGMRETVQVDIRAHQIEDGDMFVLCSDGLSGMISDDQIRDIVVNAPTLERAVAELVDAANRAGGTDNITTLVLQCLAN
- a CDS encoding YceI family protein: MPTYRIDTANSRVAVRAKSAIHDTDAVWDRLSGTVDADPAALDRDARAELTLDMAQFDAGDFLKNRKLRKDMEVDRYPHARFSLTGLRDVRTASDGQVEALAEGVLRWRDRQVAVRATGRGHVDAAGLDATAAFDLDVRELGMRAPRFLMFKVDDVVEVTVTLRAVAE